In one window of Pseudoliparis swirei isolate HS2019 ecotype Mariana Trench chromosome 15, NWPU_hadal_v1, whole genome shotgun sequence DNA:
- the pla2g3 gene encoding group 3 secretory phospholipase A2 has protein sequence MTHVAALLCLVLLPWPASRAAAGSSSVLCIRSAPSPNGDAHLTFLRRAPPSPRLYHGAWSRERALLHCAWSDDAAVIRDYVSACRERAHEFSKHSDEAVESVLSAAEEELCVPVGGARTAGERPERSEDHKGRPGRSEVKTCPRVKRALTIPGTLWCGSGNNAPSYADLGVFADTDRCCREHDHCQHSIPSFSSQFGVFNRNIFAMSHCDCDDKFRVCLQAAGGRVSAVVGYMFFNLLKVPCFLLSSRLQCTERNWFGILVQTLSKQSRLTEVQTVLLGRVSQSCFVPRDCTVGKICTADLVRAELPLEDRTSRADAEQQRPLLAGQQEAGRADRRDGAVRLHRLCLRLLRHNRTRTRGQGSRGSAVRTRNITEGPSDGSH, from the exons ATGACGCACGTCGCTGCCCTCCTCTGCCTCGTGTTGCTGCCGTGGCCCGCGAGCCGGGCAGCAGCCGGAAGCTCCTCGGTCCTCTGCATCCGGAGCGCGCCGTCACCAAACGGAGACGCCCACCTCACCTTCCTCCGGCGCGCCCCTCCGTCCCCGCGACTCTACCACGGCGCGTGGTCCCGGGAGCGCGCTCTGCTCCACTGCGCGTGGAGCGACGACGCGGCGGTGATCCGCGACTATGTCTCCGCGTGCCGGGAGCGCGCGCACGAGTTCTCCAAACATTCGGATGAAGCCGTGGAGTCCGTGTTgtcggcggcggaggaggagctgtGCGTGCCCGTGGGCGGCGCGCGCACTGCGGGTGAGAGGCCGGAGAGGAGCGAGGATCATAAAGGTCGCCccggaaggtcagaggtcaagactTGTCCGCGCGTAAAGCGCGCGCTCACGATACCCGGGACTCTGTGGTGCGGCTCTGGCAACAATGCGCCGTCATATGCAGATCTGG GAGTCTTTGCCGACACCGACCGCTGCTGCCGGGAACACGACCACTGCCAGCACAGCATCCCGTCCTTCAGCTCCCAGTTCGGAGTCTTCAACAGGAACATCTTCGCCATGTCTCACTGCGACTGCGACGACAA GTTCCGCGTCTGTCTGCAGGCGGCGGGCGGCCGGGTCTCAGCGGTGGTGGGCTACATGTTCTTCAACCTGCTGAAGGtgccctgcttcctcctctcctcccgacTCCAGTGCACCGAGAGGAACTGGTTTGGCAT ACTCGTCCAGACTCTGTCCAAACAGAGCCGGCTGACCGAAGTGCAGACGGTTCTTCTGGGCCGCGTTTCTCAATCCTGCTTCGTGCCACGAGACTGCACAGTGGGCAAAAT CTGTACAGCGGACCTGGTGCGGGCAGAGCTTCCTCTGGAGGACCGGACGAGCAGAGCCGACGCGGAGCagcagcgccctctgctggccggCCAGCAGGAGGCAGGCAGGGCGGACAGGAGAGACGGAGCCGTCCGGCTCCACCGGCTGTGTCTCAGGCTGCTCCGCCACAACCGGACCAGAACgcggggtcaggggtcacgtGGGTCGGCTGTGAGGACGAGGAACATCACGGAGGGGCCAAGTGATGGATCTCACTGA
- the pitpnb gene encoding phosphatidylinositol transfer protein beta isoform, whose product MVFIKEYRVVLPVSVEEYQVGQLFSVAEASKNETGGGEGIEVLKNEPYEKDGEKGQYTHKIYHLKSKVPGYVKMIAPEGALVFHEKAWNAYPYCRTIVTNEYMKDDFMIKIETWHKPDMGTIENVHDLDEQTWRTVEVSPIDIASREEVTHGDYKPEEDPALFQSAKTGRGPLGPDWKNELKTDCPSMCAYKLVTVKFRWWGLQTKVENFIHTQERRIFTNFHRQLFCWIDRWVGLTMEDIRRMEAETQKELEEMRQKGDVRGTSATDA is encoded by the exons ATGGTGTTCATCAAGGAATA CCGTGTGGTGTTGCCGGTCTCTGTGGAGGAG tatCAAGTAGGGCAGCTGTTCTCGGTGGCCGAGGCCAGTAAGAACGAGACGGGCGGCGGCGAGGGCATCGAGGTGCTGAAGAATGAGCCGTACGAGAAGGACGGGGAGAAGGGCCAGTACACGCACAAGATCTACCATCTCAAGAG TAAAGTCCCCGGTTACGTGAAGATGATCGCACCAGAGGGAGCGCTGGTGTTCCACGAGAAGGCCTGGAACGCCTACCCGTACTGCCGCACCA TCGTGACG aacGAGTACATGAAGGACGACTTCATGATAAAGATCGAGACGTGGCACAAACCCGATATGGGGACGATAGAAAAT GTCCATGACCTGGACGAGCAGACGTGGAGGACCGTGGAGGTGTCGCCCATCGACATCGCCAGCAGAGAGGAAGTCACCCACGGC GACTACAAGCCAGAAGAAGACCCCGCTCTCTTCCAATCCGCCAAGACGGGCCGAGGACCCCTCGGACCCGACTGGAAG AACGAGCTGAAGACCGACTGCCCCTCCATGTGCGCCTACAAACTGGTCACGGTGAAGTTCAGATGGTGGGGCCTGCAGACCAAAGTAGAGAACTTCATCCACACG CAAGAGAGGCGTATCTTCACCAACTTCCACCGCCAGCTGTTCTGCTGGATCGACAGGTGGGTGGGCCTGACCATGGAGGACATCAGGCGGATGGAGGCGGAGACCcagaaggagctggaggag ATGCGACAGAAGGGAGACGTGCGAGGCACCTCTGCAACAGACGCGTAG